The following proteins are co-located in the Streptococcus anginosus genome:
- a CDS encoding sigma-70 RNA polymerase sigma factor region 4 domain-containing protein, with product MEFKELYGKVRGIVLKCRREYYVHLWELSDWEQEGMLVLYQLVSRYPQLVEEDHQLYVYYKTKFRNHILDILRKQESQKRKLDRQAYEEVSEIGHKLSLKELYLDELVILRDQLKSYQSQLSPEKQEQYERLLADERFKGRQAMIRELRAYLKDYSD from the coding sequence ATGGAGTTCAAGGAGTTATATGGCAAGGTGAGAGGAATTGTGCTGAAGTGTCGGAGGGAATATTATGTCCACCTGTGGGAATTAAGCGATTGGGAACAAGAGGGCATGTTGGTGCTCTATCAGTTGGTGAGTCGCTATCCGCAGCTAGTAGAAGAAGATCATCAGCTCTATGTTTACTATAAGACCAAGTTCCGCAATCATATCCTGGACATCCTCCGTAAACAGGAAAGCCAAAAACGCAAACTCGACCGACAAGCTTATGAAGAAGTGAGCGAGATTGGTCACAAGCTCAGCCTGAAAGAGTTGTATCTGGATGAACTGGTGATTCTCCGGGACCAGCTAAAGAGTTACCAATCTCAACTGAGTCCAGAGAAACAAGAACAGTACGAGCGCTTACTAGCCGACGAACGGTTCAAAGGCCGCCAAGCGATGATTCGAGAATTAAGAGCCTACTTAAAAGACTATAGCGATTAA
- the nusB gene encoding transcription antitermination factor NusB: MTDVQLEARRELRERAFQALMSLEYEKDIVEACRFAYLYDKDMTNDSDVEIPAFLLNLVMGVEQSKNELDDKLSQYLKEGWTLERLTLIEKNILRLGLFEMTEFDTPQLVAINEAIELSKKFSDEKSSKFINGILSKFVIE, encoded by the coding sequence ATGACTGATGTACAACTGGAAGCAAGAAGAGAACTACGTGAACGTGCATTTCAAGCATTAATGAGTTTGGAATATGAAAAAGACATTGTAGAAGCGTGTCGTTTTGCATATCTCTATGATAAAGATATGACAAACGATTCTGATGTGGAAATTCCAGCCTTTTTATTGAACCTTGTCATGGGTGTTGAACAGTCTAAAAACGAGTTGGATGACAAGCTTAGCCAGTACCTAAAAGAAGGTTGGACTTTGGAACGTCTTACATTGATAGAAAAAAATATTCTTCGCTTGGGATTGTTTGAGATGACAGAGTTTGATACCCCTCAACTAGTCGCAATCAATGAAGCAATTGAGCTATCTAAGAAATTCTCAGATGAAAAATCGAGCAAGTTTATCAATGGTATTTTAAGTAAATTTGTTATAGAATAA
- a CDS encoding Asp23/Gls24 family envelope stress response protein: MATEQLGEIVIAPRVLEKIIAIATAKVDGVYSFANKSMSDSLAKRSLGRGVYLHTASDGEITVDIYLYLEYGVGVPAVAVAIQKAVKSAVSDMAEVELSAVNIHVAGIVPEKTPKPDLKDLFDEDFLND; this comes from the coding sequence ATGGCAACTGAACAATTAGGCGAAATCGTTATCGCACCACGTGTCTTAGAAAAAATTATTGCCATTGCAACAGCTAAAGTGGACGGTGTTTACTCTTTCGCAAATAAAAGCATGTCTGACAGCCTTGCAAAACGCTCTTTAGGACGTGGCGTCTATCTTCATACCGCCAGTGACGGCGAAATAACTGTTGACATTTATTTATATTTAGAATATGGTGTAGGGGTTCCAGCAGTAGCTGTTGCTATTCAAAAAGCCGTTAAAAGTGCTGTTTCTGATATGGCAGAAGTTGAATTATCCGCAGTGAACATCCATGTAGCGGGTATTGTGCCTGAAAAAACACCAAAACCAGATTTAAAAGATTTGTTCGATGAGGATTTCCTCAATGACTGA
- the efp gene encoding elongation factor P, translated as MIEASKLKAGMTFETTDGKLIRVLEASHHKPGKGNTVMRMKLRDVRTGSTFDTTYRPEEKFEQAIIETRPAQYLYQMDDTAYFMDTESFEQYEIPVANVEQELKFILENSEVKIQFYGSEVIGVTVPTTVELVVTDTQPSIKGATVTGSGKPATLETGLVVNVPDFIEVGQKLIINTQEGTYVSRA; from the coding sequence ATGATTGAAGCAAGTAAGCTGAAAGCTGGTATGACGTTTGAAACAACGGACGGAAAATTGATTCGTGTCCTTGAAGCAAGCCACCATAAACCAGGTAAAGGGAATACTGTTATGCGTATGAAATTACGGGATGTACGCACAGGTTCAACTTTTGATACAACTTACCGCCCAGAAGAAAAATTTGAACAAGCGATTATCGAAACTCGCCCAGCACAATACTTATACCAAATGGACGACACAGCCTATTTCATGGATACAGAGTCATTTGAACAATATGAAATCCCAGTAGCAAATGTAGAGCAAGAATTGAAATTTATTCTTGAAAATTCAGAAGTGAAAATTCAATTTTACGGAAGCGAAGTTATCGGTGTTACAGTTCCAACGACTGTAGAATTAGTCGTAACAGATACACAACCTTCTATTAAAGGAGCAACGGTGACAGGTTCTGGTAAGCCTGCTACTCTTGAAACAGGTCTTGTGGTCAACGTACCGGACTTTATCGAAGTTGGACAAAAATTGATTATCAATACGCAAGAAGGAACCTACGTTTCTCGTGCATAA
- a CDS encoding M24 family metallopeptidase, whose translation MLSRVEKFEVALKQTERDAVLVTNLKNIYYLTGFSGTEATVFISKNRRIFLTDSRYTLIAKGVVKGFDIVETRDALSEIAKIIADDKIKTIGFDDEISYRYFKTLEELFSDYKLTAMTAFIENLRMIKDEGEIATIRKACQISDQAFLDVLDFIKPGQTTELQVMNFLDARMRQLGASGASFDFIIASGYRSAMPHGVASEKVIQTGETLTMDFGCYYNHYVSDMTRTIHVGHVTDEEREIYDIVLRSNQALIEAAKAGVSRIEFDQVPRKVINDAGYGQYFTHGIGHGIGLDIHEIPYFGKSSEPIEAGMVLTDEPGIYLDGKYGVRIEDDILITDTGCELLTLAPKELIVI comes from the coding sequence ATGTTATCAAGAGTTGAAAAATTTGAAGTAGCCTTAAAACAGACAGAGCGTGATGCTGTCTTGGTAACCAATTTGAAGAATATTTACTATCTGACGGGTTTTAGCGGAACAGAAGCAACTGTTTTTATCAGCAAGAATCGCCGAATTTTTCTGACCGATTCACGCTATACCTTGATTGCCAAAGGTGTGGTAAAAGGTTTTGATATTGTCGAAACACGTGATGCTTTGTCAGAAATTGCGAAGATCATTGCAGATGATAAAATAAAGACTATTGGATTTGATGACGAAATTTCTTATCGTTATTTCAAAACTCTCGAAGAACTTTTTTCAGATTATAAGCTGACAGCAATGACTGCTTTCATTGAAAATCTACGCATGATCAAAGATGAAGGAGAAATTGCCACGATTCGAAAAGCTTGTCAAATTTCTGACCAAGCCTTTCTAGATGTCTTGGATTTTATCAAGCCGGGGCAAACAACGGAGCTACAAGTCATGAACTTTTTAGATGCTCGCATGCGGCAGCTTGGCGCGTCAGGAGCCTCTTTTGACTTTATTATTGCATCAGGTTATCGCTCTGCTATGCCGCACGGAGTAGCTAGCGAGAAGGTCATCCAAACAGGTGAAACCTTGACAATGGATTTTGGTTGTTATTATAATCACTATGTTAGCGATATGACGCGAACTATTCATGTTGGTCATGTGACGGATGAAGAGCGCGAGATTTACGATATTGTATTACGGAGCAACCAAGCTCTGATTGAAGCGGCGAAAGCTGGTGTGAGTCGTATTGAGTTTGATCAAGTACCGCGTAAAGTGATTAACGATGCAGGTTACGGACAATATTTCACACACGGGATTGGGCATGGGATTGGTCTTGATATTCATGAGATTCCTTATTTTGGGAAATCCTCTGAGCCGATTGAAGCAGGTATGGTCTTAACAGATGAGCCAGGTATTTATTTGGACGGAAAATACGGTGTGCGGATCGAAGATGACATTCTCATCACAGACACAGGCTGTGAGCTTTTAACGCTTGCACCGAAAGAGTTAATTGTTATTTGA